The Methanobrevibacter sp. genome contains a region encoding:
- a CDS encoding RNA-binding protein → MAIKVKKRNFLKKKKIKEIKAQLGEYEGLLQGKKNVEILEAEPNSFILVDGEPYIIIIDDKPFPTLKAALANEIDGKKVTVDMGAIRFVSNGADIMSPGIVDASEGVEPGDIVLIIDETHGKPLAIGVSLISGEEMVANDSGKAVETKHYVGDDIWNFEL, encoded by the coding sequence ATGGCAATAAAAGTTAAAAAAAGAAATTTCCTGAAAAAAAAGAAAATTAAAGAGATAAAAGCACAATTAGGAGAATATGAAGGTTTGCTTCAAGGAAAAAAGAATGTTGAAATACTCGAAGCGGAACCTAATTCATTCATCTTGGTGGATGGCGAACCATACATCATAATTATTGACGACAAACCATTCCCAACCCTAAAAGCGGCTCTTGCCAATGAAATTGATGGTAAAAAAGTAACTGTCGACATGGGCGCAATCAGATTTGTAAGCAACGGCGCTGACATAATGAGTCCTGGAATTGTAGATGCCTCCGAAGGCGTTGAACCTGGAGACATCGTATTGATTATAGATGAAACTCATGGAAAACCGCTGGCAATCGGTGTAAGCTTAATCAGCGGTGAGGAAATGGTTGCAAACGATTCCGGAAAAGCCGTTGAAACAAAACACTATGTCGGCGACGACATCTGGAACTTTGAACTATGA
- the arfB gene encoding 2-amino-5-formylamino-6-ribosylaminopyrimidin-4(3H)-one 5'-monophosphate deformylase: MAELRYRAGKVKDPQVHKIGIIALGSHLENHGPALPIDTDAKIGAHIAFQASLLTGAKFLGIIFPAYELDTIDHGVHVSLDVLKENVINTLNSAKKFLDIEKVVIVNAHGGNIPLMAEMWDIEDKTDLAIVFNNKVISSEGPHGGSGELSMAKVLGIINEDEIVNQANVNEYEEVGLHGFTQARRDDPNIEEGAIDIEENGVYVDEDYGNRLFSLAINSVIFDIEKLLDF, translated from the coding sequence ATGGCAGAACTGAGATACAGAGCCGGAAAAGTCAAAGACCCCCAAGTCCATAAAATTGGAATTATAGCTTTAGGTTCCCATCTTGAAAACCATGGCCCCGCACTTCCAATTGACACCGATGCGAAAATCGGAGCCCACATCGCATTTCAGGCATCCCTTCTAACCGGAGCCAAATTTTTGGGAATAATCTTTCCCGCCTATGAACTGGATACAATTGACCATGGAGTTCATGTTTCCCTTGATGTGCTGAAAGAAAATGTCATCAACACCCTTAACTCTGCAAAGAAATTCCTGGATATCGAAAAAGTCGTTATAGTAAATGCTCACGGTGGAAACATACCGCTAATGGCCGAGATGTGGGACATTGAAGATAAAACCGATTTGGCAATAGTTTTCAACAATAAAGTAATCTCATCAGAAGGCCCTCATGGAGGAAGCGGCGAGCTGTCCATGGCCAAGGTCCTCGGAATCATTAATGAAGATGAAATAGTCAATCAGGCAAATGTCAATGAATATGAAGAAGTTGGCCTGCATGGATTTACCCAAGCCCGCAGAGATGACCCGAACATTGAGGAAGGCGCAATAGACATTGAAGAAAACGGCGTTTATGTAGACGAAGACTATGGAAACAGATTGTTTAGTTTAGCCATCAACTCAGTGATATTTGACATTGAAAAATTATTGGATTTTTAA
- a CDS encoding YigZ family protein, whose translation MKTIKEPVQSEINVKKSQFICSLYPTRTKAESKEIIQKLNQQYSDATHNCTAYIASDGEGFDDDGEPGGTAGKPMINVLRKNELHNVTAIVTRYFGGIKLGAGGLVRAYSKSVMEAIGEAEILEIEEYEVYEIIFEYSDIKLADSEVRNNNLEVIDKQYSDKVIYEIVSKDGRDILKIFEKYSGKINTSFKNKQFLEKK comes from the coding sequence ATGAAAACTATTAAAGAACCTGTCCAAAGTGAAATTAACGTGAAAAAATCACAATTCATATGTTCACTATATCCGACAAGAACAAAAGCCGAATCAAAGGAAATCATCCAAAAGTTAAACCAGCAGTACAGCGACGCCACCCACAACTGCACCGCATACATCGCAAGTGACGGGGAAGGCTTTGATGATGACGGCGAACCTGGAGGAACTGCCGGAAAACCGATGATCAATGTCTTAAGGAAAAATGAACTTCACAATGTAACAGCCATCGTCACAAGATACTTCGGCGGAATCAAACTTGGCGCTGGAGGATTGGTTCGAGCATATTCAAAGTCCGTTATGGAAGCTATCGGCGAGGCTGAAATACTTGAAATAGAAGAGTATGAGGTTTATGAAATAATATTTGAATATTCTGATATTAAATTAGCGGACAGTGAAGTCAGAAACAATAATCTGGAGGTCATTGACAAACAGTACTCTGATAAGGTCATCTATGAAATCGTATCAAAAGATGGTAGAGACATTTTGAAAATATTTGAAAAATACTCCGGAAAAATAAATACTAGTTTTAAAAATAAGCAGTTTTTGGAAAAAAAATAA
- a CDS encoding rubredoxin-like domain-containing protein, which yields MAYVCKVCGFVLEEDELPEDYTCPVCGVPAANFEEQ from the coding sequence ATGGCTTACGTCTGTAAAGTATGCGGATTTGTTCTCGAAGAAGACGAATTACCTGAAGACTACACCTGCCCTGTGTGCGGTGTACCTGCAGCAAACTTTGAAGAACAATAA
- a CDS encoding rubredoxin, translating into MAKFKCKLCGYVTEEFDELPEDYKCPMCGATADMFEKVE; encoded by the coding sequence ATGGCAAAATTTAAATGTAAACTTTGCGGTTATGTAACCGAAGAATTTGATGAATTACCTGAAGACTACAAATGTCCTATGTGCGGCGCTACCGCTGACATGTTTGAAAAAGTGGAATAG
- a CDS encoding rubredoxin has product MAIYKCKICGYVFDEDSIEEGLNIPKGTKFEDLPASFKCPKCRMPKSMFEKI; this is encoded by the coding sequence ATGGCTATTTATAAATGTAAGATATGTGGATATGTTTTTGATGAGGATAGCATTGAGGAAGGTTTGAACATTCCTAAGGGAACTAAATTTGAGGATTTGCCTGCCTCTTTCAAATGCCCTAAATGTCGCATGCCAAAATCAATGTTTGAAAAAATTTAA
- a CDS encoding acyltransferase, whose translation MSKPELEFPKDQNIQFGVEYAPNSKPPVIGNNYTIRSNSIIYNDVVIGDNFRTGHNVVIRENTNIGDDVLIGTNTVIEGDVIIGNDVSIQSNVYIPTNSVIEDNVFIGPCACFTNDKYPVRINYELQGPKIRRGASIGGNTTFLSNVEIGEGSIVAAGAIVIHSVPPFYLAIGTPARIKPLPDHLKVPNRF comes from the coding sequence ATGTCCAAACCGGAATTGGAATTTCCAAAAGACCAGAATATTCAGTTCGGTGTTGAGTATGCTCCAAATTCAAAACCACCAGTCATTGGTAATAATTACACAATAAGGTCAAATTCAATTATCTATAATGATGTGGTCATTGGAGACAATTTCAGAACAGGACACAATGTTGTCATTCGTGAAAACACCAATATTGGTGATGATGTGTTAATCGGAACCAACACTGTCATTGAGGGGGACGTGATTATTGGAAATGATGTCAGCATCCAGTCCAACGTATACATTCCAACCAATTCTGTAATTGAGGATAATGTATTTATCGGACCTTGTGCTTGTTTTACTAATGATAAATACCCTGTGAGGATTAATTATGAACTTCAAGGACCTAAAATTAGGCGTGGAGCTTCTATTGGAGGCAACACCACTTTTCTATCAAATGTCGAAATTGGGGAAGGTTCTATCGTCGCTGCTGGAGCTATTGTAATACACTCTGTTCCGCCGTTTTATTTGGCTATCGGAACACCGGCTCGTATCAAACCGCTTCCAGACCACTTAAAAGTTCCAAACAGATTCTGA
- a CDS encoding DUF1002 domain-containing protein yields MRKITIAILALILVGMLIPVGFSTDSNVVITYGETTYANSNYKSNVDSFFESQTNYDVDNVGSKIITADQVNKVSSSITGRTYNSNQILSSALVDLNDNDNLQVSVDKSKITVITGDMYISALKSAGITSGHVYVTSPVSASGESALAGIMNSYEEVTDVEIPDSVKQAANDEIYTEAEIINNSNVSADDLSKLVDDVKEEVSNDNVTDHSTIVNIINNYVQTNNINITNSDIENLADSIQQVQNVQDDVSNYQSQVSDFMDNATSGDFSLDSLFDWIKSFF; encoded by the coding sequence ATGCGTAAGATTACTATAGCAATATTAGCTTTAATCCTTGTGGGCATGCTAATCCCAGTAGGATTTTCAACTGATTCCAATGTTGTAATAACTTATGGTGAGACAACCTATGCAAATTCAAACTATAAATCAAATGTCGATTCATTCTTTGAAAGTCAAACAAACTATGATGTCGACAATGTAGGTTCAAAAATAATCACTGCCGATCAGGTTAACAAGGTTTCAAGTTCCATAACAGGAAGGACCTATAATTCAAACCAGATATTGTCATCAGCACTTGTGGATCTAAATGACAATGACAATCTTCAGGTAAGCGTTGACAAGTCAAAGATTACAGTAATCACTGGCGATATGTACATATCCGCTTTGAAATCCGCCGGAATTACTAGTGGCCATGTCTATGTGACAAGCCCTGTGTCTGCCAGTGGGGAATCCGCTTTAGCAGGCATAATGAATTCATATGAAGAGGTAACTGATGTTGAAATTCCAGACAGCGTAAAACAAGCTGCAAACGATGAAATTTATACAGAAGCTGAGATAATCAACAATTCCAATGTATCTGCAGATGATTTGTCAAAATTGGTCGATGATGTAAAAGAAGAAGTCTCAAACGATAATGTTACAGATCACTCAACAATCGTAAACATCATTAACAATTATGTTCAAACCAACAACATCAACATTACAAACAGCGATATTGAAAACTTGGCTGACAGTATTCAACAAGTTCAAAACGTACAGGATGATGTAAGCAATTATCAAAGTCAGGTAAGCGATTTCATGGATAATGCCACCAGTGGCGACTTTTCATTGGATTCCTTGTTTGACTGGATTAAATCCTTCTTTTAA
- a CDS encoding DUF169 domain-containing protein: MNSNIAKEMNFKLPPIVLIKSNIKPENAVGPKKGKGGCVMSFVAQTIAKRKVTCFGKENITCGGIASAFGWGSGLADEDAIDFQATFLSCGVESAPDKDSYKRRLEKMNRHTSEMFVEGERIFADFETAKTNIKNRPIYDSENYVIFKGLEDLDEGEIPKSVIFTVNPIELTALIQLNSSFRVKDSYILTPQASACQAIGNFVFKEDESEDPKPILSPIDFAGRSKMKHFIPNDYLILSMPWKLFLKLEEISQKSVLQTELFKKFKTQ; encoded by the coding sequence ATGAACAGCAATATAGCAAAAGAAATGAACTTTAAATTACCGCCAATCGTCTTGATTAAATCAAATATAAAACCCGAAAATGCAGTGGGGCCTAAAAAAGGTAAAGGCGGATGCGTGATGAGTTTTGTTGCACAAACCATAGCCAAGCGAAAGGTCACATGTTTCGGAAAGGAAAACATTACCTGCGGAGGGATTGCCTCAGCTTTCGGTTGGGGAAGCGGACTTGCAGATGAGGATGCTATTGACTTTCAAGCGACATTCCTCTCCTGCGGTGTTGAATCTGCACCAGACAAGGACAGCTACAAAAGGAGACTTGAAAAGATGAACCGCCACACAAGCGAAATGTTTGTTGAAGGCGAAAGGATTTTTGCAGACTTTGAAACAGCAAAAACAAACATTAAAAATAGGCCCATCTATGACAGCGAGAATTATGTAATCTTTAAAGGTCTTGAAGATTTAGATGAAGGAGAAATTCCGAAATCCGTTATATTTACTGTCAATCCCATTGAGCTGACCGCATTGATACAGCTGAACTCCTCATTCAGGGTTAAGGATTCATATATCCTGACTCCTCAGGCGTCAGCCTGTCAGGCAATCGGCAATTTTGTCTTTAAGGAGGATGAAAGTGAGGACCCAAAGCCTATATTAAGTCCAATTGATTTTGCAGGGCGAAGCAAGATGAAACACTTCATACCAAATGATTATCTCATATTATCCATGCCCTGGAAGTTATTTTTGAAATTAGAGGAAATTTCTCAAAAAAGCGTTCTTCAAACTGAACTGTTTAAAAAATTCAAAACACAATGA
- a CDS encoding thymidylate synthase, producing MLTINQCYIDFVDKILKQGKETYKDSNHHLVESLGNFYIIDDPFNLKFRAKYQHYTPEMLLNDIKSGKFDMEACPIKSDALYEYVKSAENPDDQGFVYTYPNRIYAHFDIDQFNTMKERILTATGSNRAVAVTIDPQLDSDREDIPCLQFLQCLVRENELTIHCIFRSNDIFGAFYSNMFFIAYLGLKMKEEVNKEIVGEKLNFGGVHYHSTSGHIYNTDLRAARKLIKANK from the coding sequence ATGTTAACTATCAATCAATGTTATATAGATTTTGTAGATAAAATCTTGAAGCAAGGAAAAGAAACTTATAAAGACTCAAATCATCATTTGGTTGAAAGTCTAGGTAATTTTTATATAATTGATGACCCATTCAACCTAAAATTCAGAGCCAAATATCAACACTATACACCTGAAATGTTGTTGAATGACATCAAATCCGGAAAATTCGACATGGAAGCATGTCCCATTAAAAGTGATGCATTATACGAATATGTAAAATCAGCCGAAAATCCGGATGACCAAGGTTTTGTATACACCTATCCAAATCGTATCTATGCACACTTCGATATTGATCAATTCAACACAATGAAAGAAAGAATTTTGACTGCAACCGGCTCAAACAGGGCAGTGGCAGTTACAATTGACCCTCAATTAGATTCTGACAGGGAAGACATACCTTGCCTTCAATTTCTGCAATGCCTCGTGCGTGAAAATGAACTGACAATACACTGCATATTCAGAAGCAATGATATTTTCGGTGCATTCTACTCAAACATGTTCTTCATCGCATACCTTGGCTTGAAAATGAAAGAAGAAGTTAACAAGGAGATTGTCGGTGAAAAATTAAACTTTGGTGGAGTCCACTACCACTCAACCTCAGGCCATATATATAACACTGATTTAAGAGCAGCCCGTAAATTAATTAAAGCAAACAAATAA
- a CDS encoding C1 family peptidase has product MLLNKIKIFALFSILCLFIVIPTSFAMDNDTVIVGGDTTSHDYYFDASVENDSGDGSQENPYKTLTSGRIKGDSIIHLANGRYVLDRVSYVNNVTIIGSDPENTIITYPTVGFQLKGTFTLNNVTLLYTGIKNNGYNLTANNAIFKGFSSSSLSMITAIKKSINNFNNCTFTDNSGNSGGAININECYLYIKDSQFINCNANNYGGAISCEDNAHMEIYDSKFINDNSKGFDGGGAIFLLNSVLKTNGVEISNCSASFGGAITSLSSQLNLTNFISRNNKAKYYGGSVYSLYDTFYIFNSTLVNNSAENGGALYAEGVEIFRICDNRFINNTATVGGAVYSVISDFFYDSLYDSALNNSFVNNDAYSSDELNITFENDQYILIKYNPSFNGTLPDKYDLRDLGQVSPVKDQGSGGNCWAFSSIAALESAILKAMNTTYDLSEENMKNLISMYSSYGWAMETNTGGYDRMAIGYLTGWLGPVNETDNPYNPKSRLSPLLTSFIHVQNIVFFKRDNLTDNNAIKKAIMDYGAVSASIKWTGVHVKGNNRYYDGTPDADHSVAIVGWDDNYSRSNFAYTKGNSTVMPDGDGAWIIKNSHGVGSGDGGYWYISYYDTGFAEPGKYCSYAFILNDSIKYDKNYQYDVQGRTDFFYNTTSTVWYKNKFTATSDEYLAAVSTYFAKDTSWVLSVYVNNALKLTKSGKSPGSYSTIGLGELITLKEGDVFEVVFKITVDGDAGVPISESISLNEETYREDISFISYDGKNWADLYELVWEYPNHTYDSQVACIKAFTIFDKINTSLSLDVSDPVNPAEITATVRDSYGNLVESGVVIFNVEGKNVKSNVKNGVAKINYLFKNPTGNVVKATFNANGYVSSSSSLNATVKSVYLNAENLVSYYTDAINYRVALIDSSSNPVGGKEIRFNVNNKNYVEKTDSKGIASIDLNLNIGIYNVTVGLNYDTNHYLDLVRTITVKSTISLPEVTKYTLNSNYQATLYDHNGIPLKNKDASVIVDSTAYDLNTDSEGRINFNVNLASGLYTIYVVNNVTGDVKSQDITVVDRLNSNKDITMYYGAGTTYKVRAYDDNGNIAKGVKVVINLNGKNYYKYTDDSGYVYLTINLAPNTYTITATYKGFKVSNKVVVKPTLVMSDKTVKRSKTFSYTVKLLNSKGSILKSKVVKVKFKGKTYSAKTNSKGIATYKIKVNSAIGKYALTATYGNAKITKTITVKK; this is encoded by the coding sequence ATGTTGTTGAATAAAATTAAGATATTCGCATTGTTTTCAATATTATGCTTGTTTATTGTAATCCCGACAAGCTTTGCAATGGATAATGATACGGTTATTGTGGGAGGGGATACCACCTCTCATGATTACTACTTTGATGCAAGTGTTGAAAATGATTCAGGAGACGGCTCTCAGGAAAATCCTTACAAGACATTAACGTCCGGGAGAATTAAGGGTGACTCTATTATTCACCTAGCCAACGGAAGGTATGTATTGGATAGGGTCAGTTATGTTAATAACGTGACTATCATAGGGAGTGATCCTGAAAATACAATCATTACATATCCTACAGTAGGATTCCAATTAAAAGGGACATTTACATTAAATAATGTCACTCTACTTTACACTGGAATCAAAAACAACGGATATAATCTGACGGCAAACAATGCGATATTTAAAGGTTTTTCATCTTCATCATTAAGCATGATTACTGCTATTAAGAAGTCCATAAACAATTTCAATAACTGCACTTTCACAGACAATTCGGGAAATAGCGGCGGTGCCATTAATATAAATGAGTGTTATTTATACATTAAAGATTCACAATTCATCAATTGTAATGCAAATAATTACGGAGGAGCCATTAGCTGTGAAGATAATGCTCATATGGAAATTTATGACTCTAAATTTATAAATGATAACTCTAAAGGGTTTGATGGCGGAGGCGCAATTTTCCTGCTAAATTCAGTCTTGAAGACAAATGGCGTAGAGATAAGCAATTGTTCAGCATCATTCGGAGGAGCAATAACTTCACTTAGTTCACAACTTAATTTAACTAATTTCATATCTAGAAACAATAAGGCAAAATACTACGGCGGTTCAGTATACAGCCTATATGACACATTTTACATATTCAACTCAACATTGGTGAATAATTCTGCAGAAAATGGAGGAGCATTATATGCGGAAGGTGTCGAGATATTTAGAATATGCGACAACAGGTTCATCAACAATACCGCAACTGTTGGAGGCGCAGTCTATTCTGTTATCAGCGATTTCTTTTATGACTCCCTTTATGACAGTGCACTGAACAATTCATTTGTAAACAATGATGCATATTCATCTGATGAATTGAACATTACCTTTGAAAATGACCAATACATCCTCATTAAATACAATCCTTCTTTTAACGGAACCCTTCCTGATAAGTATGATTTAAGGGATCTTGGTCAGGTGTCTCCTGTTAAAGATCAGGGCAGTGGAGGAAACTGCTGGGCATTTTCTTCTATTGCAGCACTCGAATCAGCTATTTTAAAAGCTATGAATACAACTTACGATTTATCTGAAGAGAATATGAAAAATTTGATATCCATGTATTCCTCTTACGGATGGGCAATGGAAACCAATACTGGAGGATATGACAGGATGGCTATAGGATATTTGACCGGTTGGTTAGGTCCTGTAAACGAAACTGATAACCCGTATAATCCTAAATCCAGGTTGTCTCCTCTGTTAACCAGTTTTATTCATGTTCAAAATATTGTATTTTTCAAAAGGGACAATTTAACAGACAATAATGCAATTAAAAAAGCAATAATGGATTATGGTGCTGTATCAGCAAGCATTAAGTGGACTGGAGTTCATGTAAAAGGCAATAATAGATATTATGATGGCACTCCCGATGCTGATCACTCTGTAGCCATAGTTGGTTGGGATGACAATTACTCAAGAAGCAATTTCGCTTACACTAAAGGCAATTCTACAGTAATGCCTGATGGTGATGGGGCATGGATTATCAAGAATAGTCATGGGGTAGGTTCCGGTGACGGAGGATATTGGTATATATCTTATTATGATACTGGATTTGCAGAACCTGGAAAATACTGTTCATATGCATTTATTTTAAATGATTCAATTAAATATGATAAGAATTACCAGTATGATGTTCAGGGAAGGACAGATTTCTTCTACAATACCACCAGCACTGTTTGGTATAAGAATAAATTTACTGCAACTTCTGACGAATATCTGGCGGCAGTATCAACATATTTCGCAAAAGACACATCATGGGTCTTATCAGTTTATGTTAATAATGCATTAAAGCTTACAAAATCCGGAAAATCACCAGGCAGCTATTCAACAATTGGTTTAGGCGAACTCATCACCCTTAAAGAAGGGGATGTATTTGAAGTAGTATTCAAGATAACTGTCGATGGGGATGCAGGGGTTCCTATTTCAGAATCAATTTCACTTAACGAGGAAACCTACAGGGAAGATATTTCATTTATTAGTTACGACGGCAAGAATTGGGCGGATTTATATGAGCTGGTTTGGGAATATCCGAATCATACATATGATTCCCAAGTTGCATGCATTAAGGCATTCACAATCTTTGATAAAATCAACACCTCTTTAAGCTTAGATGTATCAGATCCAGTGAATCCTGCTGAAATAACCGCAACAGTTAGGGATAGCTATGGAAATCTTGTCGAGAGTGGTGTAGTTATATTTAATGTGGAAGGAAAAAATGTTAAATCCAATGTTAAAAATGGTGTGGCCAAGATAAATTACCTCTTTAAAAACCCTACAGGCAATGTGGTCAAAGCCACATTCAATGCAAACGGTTATGTCTCAAGCTCATCATCACTGAATGCAACCGTAAAAAGCGTATACTTAAATGCTGAAAATCTTGTTTCATATTATACGGATGCAATTAACTATAGGGTAGCATTAATTGACAGTTCTTCAAATCCTGTAGGCGGCAAGGAAATCAGATTCAATGTCAACAATAAAAATTATGTTGAAAAAACAGATTCTAAAGGAATAGCCAGCATTGATTTGAATTTGAATATTGGAATATATAATGTTACTGTAGGATTAAATTATGATACCAACCATTATTTGGATTTGGTTAGAACAATAACCGTCAAATCCACCATAAGCCTGCCTGAAGTTACCAAATACACTTTAAACTCCAATTATCAGGCTACATTATATGACCATAATGGAATTCCATTAAAAAATAAGGACGCAAGCGTCATTGTTGATTCCACAGCATATGATTTAAACACCGATTCGGAAGGCAGAATTAATTTCAATGTCAATTTGGCATCAGGTTTATATACGATTTATGTTGTGAATAATGTCACTGGTGATGTCAAAAGCCAGGATATCACTGTAGTTGATAGGTTAAATTCAAATAAAGACATTACAATGTATTATGGTGCCGGAACCACCTATAAGGTCAGGGCATATGACGATAATGGAAACATTGCAAAAGGTGTTAAGGTGGTAATTAACCTAAATGGCAAAAATTATTACAAGTACACGGACGATAGTGGTTATGTCTATCTGACAATAAATCTAGCTCCAAATACATATACGATAACGGCCACATACAAAGGATTCAAGGTTTCAAATAAGGTAGTCGTTAAGCCTACTTTGGTCATGTCAGATAAAACTGTTAAGAGGTCTAAAACATTTTCATACACTGTAAAGTTGCTAAATTCCAAAGGATCTATTTTAAAATCAAAAGTAGTTAAGGTCAAATTCAAAGGAAAAACCTACAGTGCAAAGACAAATTCAAAGGGAATAGCTACATACAAGATAAAAGTCAATTCTGCTATTGGTAAATATGCATTAACTGCAACTTATGGAAATGCAAAAATCACAAAAACAATAACAGTAAAAAAATAA
- the bsh gene encoding choloylglycine hydrolase, which yields MCTASNYITDGHYFGRNFDYEISYNERVTITPRNYKFDFRKIDSIESHYAIIGIAAGIDSYPLYYDACNEKGLAIAGLNFAGNAVYKEFEEGMVNVTPFEFIPYLLGKAANVAEARELISEINLVDINFADELPLSPLHWMISDENESIVVEPLEDGLKVYDNPVGVLTNNPPFDKQLFYLNNYRNLSNKNPENTFGGDIDLDEYSRGMGGIGLPGDLSSASRFAKVAFTRANSYSGDDEASSVSQFFHILGSVEQQNGCTFISDPNLYEYTIYTSCYNTNKAVLYYRTYNNSQITAVSLNNENLDSADLINYLLINEEQVNFIN from the coding sequence ATGTGCACTGCAAGCAATTATATAACAGATGGCCATTATTTTGGCCGTAATTTTGACTATGAGATTTCATACAACGAAAGGGTAACAATTACTCCAAGAAATTATAAGTTTGACTTTAGAAAAATAGATTCCATCGAATCCCACTATGCCATAATCGGAATAGCGGCAGGCATTGATTCATATCCTTTATACTATGACGCATGCAATGAAAAGGGATTGGCTATTGCAGGGTTAAATTTTGCAGGAAATGCTGTTTACAAGGAATTTGAGGAAGGAATGGTCAATGTGACTCCCTTTGAGTTCATACCGTATTTGCTTGGAAAGGCAGCAAATGTGGCTGAGGCACGCGAACTTATCTCAGAGATTAATCTTGTGGACATCAACTTCGCTGATGAGCTTCCGTTATCTCCTCTTCATTGGATGATATCTGATGAGAATGAATCGATTGTGGTTGAACCTCTTGAAGATGGTTTGAAAGTCTATGATAATCCTGTCGGCGTTTTAACAAACAACCCTCCATTCGATAAGCAGCTATTTTATTTAAACAACTATAGAAATCTATCAAATAAGAACCCTGAAAATACATTTGGAGGAGATATAGATTTGGATGAGTATTCAAGGGGAATGGGAGGTATAGGCCTTCCTGGTGATTTGTCTTCTGCTTCAAGATTTGCAAAGGTCGCCTTTACCCGTGCAAATTCATATTCCGGAGATGATGAGGCAAGCAGTGTCAGCCAATTTTTCCATATTCTAGGCTCTGTTGAACAGCAAAACGGATGCACATTCATTTCAGATCCTAACTTATATGAATATACAATCTACACTTCCTGTTACAACACCAATAAGGCAGTGTTATATTACAGGACTTATAATAACTCTCAGATTACTGCAGTTAGCTTAAATAATGAGAATTTGGATTCTGCTGACTTGATTAACTATTTATTAATTAATGAAGAACAGGTTAACTTCATTAATTAA